DNA from Prevotella melaninogenica:
ATGACGAGATGGAAGATTTCACCCGTCCTTGGATTGAAGGGTCGCCTGTTGCCGACAAGATTGACTTCCGTATCGGTGACGCTGCAGAAGAGGCTCCGAAGTTGGGGATTCTATTTGATATGGCTTTCGTTGATGGTGACAAGCGCAATTATACGGAGGTATATGAGAAACTGCTACCTATCATCCGTTCTGGTGGCTATATCCTCGCTGACAACACACTGTGGGATTGGCACGTCATCGACCCAGCCTACGACCACGACCAACAAACGATTGGCATCCGCCGTTTCAATGACTTTATTGCTAAAGACGACCGAATCGAAAAGGTTATTCTCCCATTACGCGATGGGTTAACGCTGATTAGGAAGAAATAAAAGCTACACCCAAAAGCCTCACCCCCAACCCCTCTCCAAAAGGAGAGGGGAGTGATCACCGCAAAGGGATAACCTTAACGATTTTATAATCCATTCGTCGCATTTGGTTTCATAACCGATAGCAATGTGGTTAGCCCTCAACACCACTGGTGCTTACCATCCGCACCACACGTGCGGGGCGTTCGCACCACATGTGCAGAGCCTCAACACCAAACATCCAAAGCCCAACTTCCATCCCCAAACATCCGCATTTCATCACCACCCAACACCCATTATCCAACACCCAACACCTAACAGCCAGCATAAAAGTTTGTGTTTTTTTCAAACTTTCAGTACCTTTGCAGGATAAAACAATAAATAGATAAGACAATGCAAGAGACAAGACAAAACCGCATATCACGTCTCCTTCAGAAGGAGTTAGCAAGTATTTTCCAAACACAGACACGCATGATGCATGGTGTTTTGGTTAGTGTAACACGCGTAAAGGTGAGCCCAGACCTCAGTATCTGTACCGCCTACCTCAGTATTTTCCCATCTGAAAAGGGAGACGAAATACTGAAAAACATCAATGCCAATGAGAAGACTATCCGCTATGACTTAGGTCAGCGCGTGCATAATCAGCTGCGTATCATCCCTGAACTCCGCTTCTTCATTGACGACTCCCTCGACTATTTGGAGCGTATTGATGAGTTACTAAAGAAGTAGGAGGTGGGTGATGGGTGTTGAATGTTGGGTGTTGATGAATTGTTGATAAGTATTAAGAGGTTGGTGTTAACGATTAGTAGATAGGTACCAAAGCCTATTCAGAAACTCACCACCCCCATTTATCAATTCATCAACACCCAACATTCAACACCCATCACCCTACACACCCATCATTCAACACCTAACACCCTACCCATCATCACCCAACATTCAACACCCAACACCCATCATGAACTTCCCTTTTTACATTGCCCGCCGTTACCTCTTTTCAAAGAAGAGTACACATGCTATTAACGTTATCAGCCTCATCTCCGTACTCGGTGTGTCTGTAGCAACAATGGCATTGGTCGTTGTATTGAGCGGATTTAATGGATTCTCAGACCTTGTAGCGTCCTTTTTTACCAACTTCGATCCACAAATAAAGATTGAAGCAGCAAAGGGTAAGGCTATGTCGGCTAACGCCCCCTTACTTTTAAAGGTTAAAAAACTACCTTCAGTAGAGGTGGCTACAGAATGTGTAGAGGACCAAGCATTGGCTATTTATCACGACAAACAAGCCATGGTCAATGTGAAGGGTGTGGAGGATAACTTCGATTCGCTGACACATATCAGCAATATTCTATATGGTGAGGGTGACTTTAGACTTCATACAGCCAATCTACAATATGGGGTTCTCGGTATTAGATTGGCACAAGACCTCGGTACTGGAGTTGCATGGCCAGACTACTTACACATCTATGCGCCCCAGCGTGAAGGACAGTATGATGCTTCTAATCCTACAGATGCCTTCGTAAAAGACTCATTGATATCTCCGGGAGTACTCTTCCAAGTAAAGCAGATGAAGTATGACAAGGGTTATATCATTACCTCTCTCGACTTTGCACGTCGTATCTTCAACCGACAGGGAGAAATGACTTCTCTTGAGTTACGCATGAAACTGGGTGTCGACATTGACAAGGCAAAGGACGAAATACAAACCCTTCTCGGTGATAAATATAAGGTATTAGATCGCTATGAGCAGCAAGCTGACACGTTTAATATCATGCGTATAGAGAAGCTCTTTGCCTATATCTTCCTCACGTTTATCCTTATGGTGGCGTGCTTTAACATCATTGGTTCACTCTCTATGCTCATCATCGACAAGAAGAATGACGTCATCACCCTGCGTAACCTCGGTGCAACAGATAGTCAGATACGTCGTATCTTCCTCTTTGAAGGTAGAATGATTTCTGCTGCTGGTGCTGTTATCGGTATTGTGCTCGGCTTATTACTTTGCTGGTTACAGCAGACATACGGTCTTGTACAGCTCGGTGATCAAGCAGGAAACTTTGTTGTCAATGCCTATCCTATTAGCGTTCATCCAGAAGATATCATCACAATCTTCCTCACAGTTATCCTTGTTGGCTGGCTTTCTGTGTGGTATCCCGTACGTTATATGAGTCGTAAACTGACGAGGGATTAGACCATCCCTCGCCTATCGACTAACAACTATAAACCTAAACAACATGACTGAAAACCTAAACGACAAAATTATCATCTATCAAAGTGAAGATGGTAAGACCCAACTTGATGTGAAGTTGGAAGGAGAAACGGTATGGCTTACGCAGGCTCAGATGGTAGAACTATTTCAAACAAGCAAGCAGAATGTAAGCCTACACATCAACAATATCTACAAAGAAGGTGAACTGGAGAAAGAGGCAACTGTCAAGGATTACTTGACAGTTCAATCAGAAGGGGCAAGAACCATCCATCGCAGGGTAAATTACTATAATCTCGACATGATTATATCTGTGGGATATCGAGTAAATACGAAGAGGGGTATCCGTTTCCGCCAATGGGCAAACTCTGTTCTCAAGCAATATCTTGTCAAAGGCTATGCTATCAATGAGGATATTCGCAAACATCAGATTGCAGAATTGCGCCAACTCATACAAGTCTTAGGCAGAACTATCCAGCAACAACCTGCAAAGACGACGGACGAAAGCAATGCACTCTTTGATGTTGTAGTGGACTATACCTACGCACTCGACACACTCGACAACTATGATTACCAGCGACTCCATATCGCCAAGACTACCAAAGAAGAACCCTTCCATGCCACATATGAGAATGCTATGCACGAGATAGATATACTTCGACAGAAGTTTGGTGGTTCTGTACTCTTTGGTAATGAGAAGGATGAGTCCTTCAAAAGTTCTATCGGACAAATCTATCAGACCTTCGATGGCACAGAACTTTATCCGAGTGTGGAGGAGAAAGCGGCTATGCTTCTCTATCTTGTCACCAAGAACCACTCTTTCAGTGATGGTAACAAGCGCATTGCAGCCACTCTCTTCCTATGGTTTATGAACAACAATGCCATCCTCTATCATCCCGATGGCACCAAACGAATTGCTGACAACACACTCGTTGCCCTCACTCTCATGATTGCCGAGAACAAAACAGAGGAAAAGGATATAATGGTAAAGGTAGTGGTGAACCTTATCAACCAAGCCAATTAACCTGCATTGCTATAAACTTTTCGTAGACAGATAGTAGTATTTCGGAAAATAATTCATATATTTGTCGTGAATATAATGAACAAAGTATGTCAAGAGAGGAAACAAATCAAATACGCTACATCGTCGCTTTAATAGCAGAGTTTGCCAAAAAGTTTAATCTTGGTCAGCGACAGGCATACAATTACCTTAAGCGTTTTAAGGGAATAGACTACTTGATGTCCTTTTATGATGTTCTGCACACACAGTCCTTTGAGGATGCTATTCATGACATTTCTATCATCTGTCAGAGGAATGGCGGTGCACTAAAATGATAAAGCCTATGATTCTCTATCATGGTTCTAATGTTGATATTGACAAGATTGATCTTACAAAGTCCAAACCATACAAGGACTTTGGCAAAGGCTTTTATCTGTCAGCCGATAAGCAGCAGGCACAACGCATGGCAGAACAAAGAACATCAATCTTACTTGAAGGAAAGCCTACACTCAATAAATACCAATTTGATGAGACAATACTTGATGATAACAGCTTAAAGATTCTGCGCTTTGAAAAATACAGCAAGGAATGGGCTAATTTTGTTCTTAAGAACAGAGACATCAACATAGAACAACCTTGCCATAACTATGATATTGTTTATGGACCTATCGCTGATGATGGTGTAACCTTTCAACTACGACGATATAAAACAGGGATGATAAGTCTGGAACAACTCGTCAACGAACTGAAGTACTCACAAGGTATAACATTTCAATATTACTTCGGAACTGAATTAGCAATATCAAAACTAAAGAAATTATGAAACTAACTGATGAACAGATTGATATGATGAAAGAGGATGTATGTGCAGAACTTATAGCCTTATTGATGAAAGACAGACATTGTACTATGCCCGAAGCAATTGATATGCTCTATAACTCTGACACTTACAGCCGTATTCAGGACCAATCAACAGGATTGTATTATCAAAGTCCGGGCTATACATACGCTTTTCTACAACAGGAATTATTGACGGGTGACTATCGAAGGGAAATGTTCTAAAAGAAACACAGAACAAAGCGAAGCTATGATATAAAGCTAATTGCTGACTTTTTCACCCTAAACTAATAAAATTATAGTATAGAAACATATCACTGAAAAAATAAATTTATATATTTGCAACAGAGAACAAAAGCACAAGCCAATGAGTTGACAAGAATGTGCCAATTACTAATTATAACACAAAAACGGGACAATGAAAAAGACTATTACAATCGCACTTCTTACTGCAGCAGTAATAGGTGCAACATCTTTTTTTTCATCATGCAGTAACAAAAACGATGATGACTGGATTATTGATCGCCGGCCAGATCCTGTAACAATTGACCTTTCAAAGGTATTCACTAATGGCATGCCTAAAGAGGTGGACAGTATGACTATCCAAACAGATGAAAGAGGATTAGTTACAAGTATTAAGACTAAGGATGAAATGGTATCTTTCAAATACATTAATACAAAAACACGTGCTATTGTAATCCCAAATGTCTTCATGAAAGTAGAACGTAATGGGAAAGCAACAGTCTATATAATGTATCTGAACAACAACGGTTTTGTTAGAGGATGCATGATAGAGCAAAAGGAAAATACAAAGGAAGATACATGGAGGTTCACTTATAACGATAATGACCAACTAATTAATATAATCCATTCAGCAGATGACTACAAAAAATTTACTTTGACTTATAAAGATAGCAACATCTCTGAAATAGAGACAAAAACTATCGTCTCACAAACAACAACAAGAAAAAAAGATACTTGCAAAGTTGCTTATACGTCAACTGCCACCCCTACTCCTATAGTGAACAAGGGTAACATTATGCTCTTCAATACAACGTTTGGTATTGACATTGGCGCAATGAAATACGCCTACTATGCAGGATTGCTTGGAAAAGCAACTAAGAACTTGCCTCTACAGCTTATTGATAAGAACGGCAACAAAAACAACTTTACGTGGACTGTCAATAGTAATGGTTTCCCAACTGCAATGACAAGCGGTAGCCATCAATACAAGTTCGTGTGGTAAAAAAATATTTTATATCATTACATATATTTATCATCCCCCTTCTATAAAGTACACTCGGAAAGTAAATCAATAGGGGGTTACTTTCAAACCATAGCTCTCAGACCATACCCCACGCTGGTCTGAGAGCTTTTCTTTTACCCTTTTACCTACCCATCCCAAATCTACACCCACGCAAAATAGCACAAATACACAGATTACTACATAGCTTATACTTGCCAAGCAACCATTGAAACAGTATCTTTGCAGCATGAATCACGAATTATTTTCATGAAAAGAAATATTTTTCTTCATGAAAAGAAAGATTTATTTTCACGTAAATAATTTCTTTCTTTCGTGAAAAGAATTCTGCCTAAGCTAAAAGTATGTGATTATAGAGACTCGTTTCACACACTAACGGCTCACGAAAAAGATGATTATTAACCCTTATTACAAACGTAAAGCTATGACTGTAAATTACAAACTATTAAGAACAAGCGGTAAACTCGCACAACGTAAAGCACTAAGAATCGTACCTATCAAGAAAGATGTCACGGGAATAGAGAGAATCTGTCAGCATATCCAACAAGCAACAACGCTTACAACAGCCGACATTCTCGGGACTATCGCTGCATTAAAAACAGAATTAGCAGAGGAGCTAAAAAGTGGGAATACAGTCCATCTACTGGGCATTGGATTCTTCTCGCTTGCCCTTAAAGGCGACATGTACGAAGACCCTAAGACGCATCGTCACCATCTCCGTAATGTTGCTGTGCGCAAAATTAGATTCCGCCCCGATAAGGATTTTCACGAAGCGTTAGGAAAGATGATTTTTGAAAACAAAACCTACAAAGACGGTACATCCACACTTCCTATAAAATCAGCCGTTAACGCTGCACTAAAAGAGTTGTTTGAAGAGAGTCCGATAATCACTGTTAACGA
Protein-coding regions in this window:
- a CDS encoding O-methyltransferase; this encodes MPTTNTYTSLTDEAGCDAYLASHIDPEGDYLYRLYRATNIHTIHGRMASGHLQGRLLKMLVQMIRPKNILEVGTFSGYSAICMAEGLEEDGKLYTFEINDEMEDFTRPWIEGSPVADKIDFRIGDAAEEAPKLGILFDMAFVDGDKRNYTEVYEKLLPIIRSGGYILADNTLWDWHVIDPAYDHDQQTIGIRRFNDFIAKDDRIEKVILPLRDGLTLIRKK
- the rbfA gene encoding 30S ribosome-binding factor RbfA — translated: MQETRQNRISRLLQKELASIFQTQTRMMHGVLVSVTRVKVSPDLSICTAYLSIFPSEKGDEILKNINANEKTIRYDLGQRVHNQLRIIPELRFFIDDSLDYLERIDELLKK
- a CDS encoding FtsX-like permease family protein; amino-acid sequence: MNFPFYIARRYLFSKKSTHAINVISLISVLGVSVATMALVVVLSGFNGFSDLVASFFTNFDPQIKIEAAKGKAMSANAPLLLKVKKLPSVEVATECVEDQALAIYHDKQAMVNVKGVEDNFDSLTHISNILYGEGDFRLHTANLQYGVLGIRLAQDLGTGVAWPDYLHIYAPQREGQYDASNPTDAFVKDSLISPGVLFQVKQMKYDKGYIITSLDFARRIFNRQGEMTSLELRMKLGVDIDKAKDEIQTLLGDKYKVLDRYEQQADTFNIMRIEKLFAYIFLTFILMVACFNIIGSLSMLIIDKKNDVITLRNLGATDSQIRRIFLFEGRMISAAGAVIGIVLGLLLCWLQQTYGLVQLGDQAGNFVVNAYPISVHPEDIITIFLTVILVGWLSVWYPVRYMSRKLTRD
- the rhuM gene encoding virulence protein RhuM/Fic/DOC family protein — its product is MTENLNDKIIIYQSEDGKTQLDVKLEGETVWLTQAQMVELFQTSKQNVSLHINNIYKEGELEKEATVKDYLTVQSEGARTIHRRVNYYNLDMIISVGYRVNTKRGIRFRQWANSVLKQYLVKGYAINEDIRKHQIAELRQLIQVLGRTIQQQPAKTTDESNALFDVVVDYTYALDTLDNYDYQRLHIAKTTKEEPFHATYENAMHEIDILRQKFGGSVLFGNEKDESFKSSIGQIYQTFDGTELYPSVEEKAAMLLYLVTKNHSFSDGNKRIAATLFLWFMNNNAILYHPDGTKRIADNTLVALTLMIAENKTEEKDIMVKVVVNLINQAN
- a CDS encoding DUF3791 domain-containing protein codes for the protein MSREETNQIRYIVALIAEFAKKFNLGQRQAYNYLKRFKGIDYLMSFYDVLHTQSFEDAIHDISIICQRNGGALK
- a CDS encoding DUF3990 domain-containing protein yields the protein MILYHGSNVDIDKIDLTKSKPYKDFGKGFYLSADKQQAQRMAEQRTSILLEGKPTLNKYQFDETILDDNSLKILRFEKYSKEWANFVLKNRDINIEQPCHNYDIVYGPIADDGVTFQLRRYKTGMISLEQLVNELKYSQGITFQYYFGTELAISKLKKL
- a CDS encoding DUF4595 domain-containing protein, with the translated sequence MKKTITIALLTAAVIGATSFFSSCSNKNDDDWIIDRRPDPVTIDLSKVFTNGMPKEVDSMTIQTDERGLVTSIKTKDEMVSFKYINTKTRAIVIPNVFMKVERNGKATVYIMYLNNNGFVRGCMIEQKENTKEDTWRFTYNDNDQLINIIHSADDYKKFTLTYKDSNISEIETKTIVSQTTTRKKDTCKVAYTSTATPTPIVNKGNIMLFNTTFGIDIGAMKYAYYAGLLGKATKNLPLQLIDKNGNKNNFTWTVNSNGFPTAMTSGSHQYKFVW
- a CDS encoding HU family DNA-binding protein; translated protein: MTVNYKLLRTSGKLAQRKALRIVPIKKDVTGIERICQHIQQATTLTTADILGTIAALKTELAEELKSGNTVHLLGIGFFSLALKGDMYEDPKTHRHHLRNVAVRKIRFRPDKDFHEALGKMIFENKTYKDGTSTLPIKSAVNAALKELFEESPIITVNDLRRRLNLSTTYAYQLTAQLEREKKIINIGSRYRKIYRKA